In a genomic window of Glycine max cultivar Williams 82 chromosome 13, Glycine_max_v4.0, whole genome shotgun sequence:
- the LOC100803496 gene encoding uroporphyrinogen decarboxylase 1, chloroplastic isoform X3, with translation MATSINSALGWKHSSFFVQSNNGFNVASPPFKPKPPRSSNFSLYCSAASSSSDPLLVKAARGDPVSRPPAWMMRQAGRYMAVYKNLAEKYPSFRERSETTELIVEISLQPWKAFRPDGVIIFSDILTPLPAFGVDFDIEEVRGPVIHSPIHSEEGLKVLHPIDLDRLKFVGDSLKILRREVGGHAAVLGFVGAPWTIATYIVEGGTTRTYTTIKSMCHTAPHVLRTLLSHLTQAIADYAIFQVESGAHCIQIFDSWGGQLPPEMWECWSKSYIKEIVNLVKKKCPEVPIVLYINGNGGLLERMKDTGVDVIGLDWTVDMADGRRRLGSGISVQGNVDPAYLFSPLDALTEEIQRVVRCAGPRRHILNLGHGVLVGTPEEAVAHFFEVARSLQFETLFQNNTAKDPNLVT, from the exons ATGGCTACTTCCATTAACAG TGCTCTGGGGTGGAAACATTCCTCCTTCTTCGTACAATCCAATAATGGCTTCAACGTTGCTTCGCCTCCTTTCAAACCAAAGCCGCCACGCTCCTCCAACTTTTCTCTCTATTGCTCTGCCGCCTCCTCTTCTTCTG atcCACTGTTGGTTAAGGCTGCTAGGGGAGATCCTGTTAGTCGTCCTCCAGCATGGATGATGCGCCAGGCAGGAAGGTACATGGCTGTTTACAAAAATCTTGCTGAGAAATATCCATCCTTCCGAGAGAGGTCAGAGACAACTGAACTCATTGTGGAAATTTCTTTGCAGCCTTGGAAAGCTTTCAGACCAGATGGAGTCATTATCTTCTCAGACATCCTTACACCACTTCCTGCATTTGGAGTTGATTTTGACATAGAAGAAGTAAGGGGACCTGTTATACATTCACCCATTCATTCTGAGGAAGGATTAAAGGTTTTGCATCCAATTGACCTGGACAGGCTTAAATTTGTTGGAGATTCACTTAAGATACTGCGCCGAGAG GTTGGTGGTCATGCAGCTGTTTTGGGTTTTGTGGGAGCTCCTTGGACAATAGCAACATATATAGTGGAAGGGGGTACAACACGCACATATACAACCATTAAGAGCATGTGTCACACTGCTCCACATGTATTGAGGACTTTGCTTTCTCATTTGACACAAGCAATAGCTGATTATGCTATTTTCCAAGTGGAGTCTGGGGCTCACTGCATACAAATATTTGATTCATGGGGTGGACAACTACCACCTGAAATGTGGGAATGCTGGTCAAAGTCATATATCAAAGAg ATTGTAAATTTGGTCAAGAAAAAATGCcctgaggtaccaattgttctTTATATAAATGGAAATGGTGGTCTTCTTGAGCGTATGAAAGACACTGGAGTTGATGTTATAGGGCTAGACTGGACAGTGGATATGGCAGATGGAAGAAGAAGATTGGGTAGTGGGATAAGTGTTCAGGGAAATGTGGACCCTGCCTACTTGTTCTCTCCTCTTGATGCCCTGACTGAAGAAATTCAGAG GGTTGTGAGGTGTGCGGGACCTAGACGGCACATCCTTAATCTCGGACATGGTGTTCTTGTTGGCACGCCTGAAGAAGCTGTTGCACATTTCTTTGAAGTAGCTAGGAGCTTGCAGTTTGAaacactttttcaaaacaataccGCAAAAGACCCTAATCTTGTAACTTAA
- the LOC100803496 gene encoding uroporphyrinogen decarboxylase 1, chloroplastic isoform X2 — MATSINSSALGWKHSSFFVQSNNGFNVASPPFKPKPPRSSNFSLYCSAASSSSDPLLVKAARGDPVSRPPAWMMRQAGRYMAVYKNLAEKYPSFRERSETTELIVEISLQPWKAFRPDGVIIFSDILTPLPAFGVDFDIEEVRGPVIHSPIHSEEGLKVLHPIDLDRLKFVGDSLKILRREVGGHAAVLGFVGAPWTIATYIVEGGTTRTYTTIKSMCHTAPHVLRTLLSHLTQAIADYAIFQVESGAHCIQIFDSWGGQLPPEMWECWSKSYIKEIVNLVKKKCPEVPIVLYINGNGGLLERMKDTGVDVIGLDWTVDMADGRRRLGSGISVQGNVDPAYLFSPLDALTEEIQRVVRCAGPRRHILNLGHGVLVGTPEEAVAHFFEVARSLQFETLFQNNTAKDPNLVT; from the exons ATGGCTACTTCCATTAACAG CAGTGCTCTGGGGTGGAAACATTCCTCCTTCTTCGTACAATCCAATAATGGCTTCAACGTTGCTTCGCCTCCTTTCAAACCAAAGCCGCCACGCTCCTCCAACTTTTCTCTCTATTGCTCTGCCGCCTCCTCTTCTTCTG atcCACTGTTGGTTAAGGCTGCTAGGGGAGATCCTGTTAGTCGTCCTCCAGCATGGATGATGCGCCAGGCAGGAAGGTACATGGCTGTTTACAAAAATCTTGCTGAGAAATATCCATCCTTCCGAGAGAGGTCAGAGACAACTGAACTCATTGTGGAAATTTCTTTGCAGCCTTGGAAAGCTTTCAGACCAGATGGAGTCATTATCTTCTCAGACATCCTTACACCACTTCCTGCATTTGGAGTTGATTTTGACATAGAAGAAGTAAGGGGACCTGTTATACATTCACCCATTCATTCTGAGGAAGGATTAAAGGTTTTGCATCCAATTGACCTGGACAGGCTTAAATTTGTTGGAGATTCACTTAAGATACTGCGCCGAGAG GTTGGTGGTCATGCAGCTGTTTTGGGTTTTGTGGGAGCTCCTTGGACAATAGCAACATATATAGTGGAAGGGGGTACAACACGCACATATACAACCATTAAGAGCATGTGTCACACTGCTCCACATGTATTGAGGACTTTGCTTTCTCATTTGACACAAGCAATAGCTGATTATGCTATTTTCCAAGTGGAGTCTGGGGCTCACTGCATACAAATATTTGATTCATGGGGTGGACAACTACCACCTGAAATGTGGGAATGCTGGTCAAAGTCATATATCAAAGAg ATTGTAAATTTGGTCAAGAAAAAATGCcctgaggtaccaattgttctTTATATAAATGGAAATGGTGGTCTTCTTGAGCGTATGAAAGACACTGGAGTTGATGTTATAGGGCTAGACTGGACAGTGGATATGGCAGATGGAAGAAGAAGATTGGGTAGTGGGATAAGTGTTCAGGGAAATGTGGACCCTGCCTACTTGTTCTCTCCTCTTGATGCCCTGACTGAAGAAATTCAGAG GGTTGTGAGGTGTGCGGGACCTAGACGGCACATCCTTAATCTCGGACATGGTGTTCTTGTTGGCACGCCTGAAGAAGCTGTTGCACATTTCTTTGAAGTAGCTAGGAGCTTGCAGTTTGAaacactttttcaaaacaataccGCAAAAGACCCTAATCTTGTAACTTAA
- the LOC100803496 gene encoding uroporphyrinogen decarboxylase 1, chloroplastic isoform X1, which yields MATSINSSSALGWKHSSFFVQSNNGFNVASPPFKPKPPRSSNFSLYCSAASSSSDPLLVKAARGDPVSRPPAWMMRQAGRYMAVYKNLAEKYPSFRERSETTELIVEISLQPWKAFRPDGVIIFSDILTPLPAFGVDFDIEEVRGPVIHSPIHSEEGLKVLHPIDLDRLKFVGDSLKILRREVGGHAAVLGFVGAPWTIATYIVEGGTTRTYTTIKSMCHTAPHVLRTLLSHLTQAIADYAIFQVESGAHCIQIFDSWGGQLPPEMWECWSKSYIKEIVNLVKKKCPEVPIVLYINGNGGLLERMKDTGVDVIGLDWTVDMADGRRRLGSGISVQGNVDPAYLFSPLDALTEEIQRVVRCAGPRRHILNLGHGVLVGTPEEAVAHFFEVARSLQFETLFQNNTAKDPNLVT from the exons ATGGCTACTTCCATTAACAG CAGCAGTGCTCTGGGGTGGAAACATTCCTCCTTCTTCGTACAATCCAATAATGGCTTCAACGTTGCTTCGCCTCCTTTCAAACCAAAGCCGCCACGCTCCTCCAACTTTTCTCTCTATTGCTCTGCCGCCTCCTCTTCTTCTG atcCACTGTTGGTTAAGGCTGCTAGGGGAGATCCTGTTAGTCGTCCTCCAGCATGGATGATGCGCCAGGCAGGAAGGTACATGGCTGTTTACAAAAATCTTGCTGAGAAATATCCATCCTTCCGAGAGAGGTCAGAGACAACTGAACTCATTGTGGAAATTTCTTTGCAGCCTTGGAAAGCTTTCAGACCAGATGGAGTCATTATCTTCTCAGACATCCTTACACCACTTCCTGCATTTGGAGTTGATTTTGACATAGAAGAAGTAAGGGGACCTGTTATACATTCACCCATTCATTCTGAGGAAGGATTAAAGGTTTTGCATCCAATTGACCTGGACAGGCTTAAATTTGTTGGAGATTCACTTAAGATACTGCGCCGAGAG GTTGGTGGTCATGCAGCTGTTTTGGGTTTTGTGGGAGCTCCTTGGACAATAGCAACATATATAGTGGAAGGGGGTACAACACGCACATATACAACCATTAAGAGCATGTGTCACACTGCTCCACATGTATTGAGGACTTTGCTTTCTCATTTGACACAAGCAATAGCTGATTATGCTATTTTCCAAGTGGAGTCTGGGGCTCACTGCATACAAATATTTGATTCATGGGGTGGACAACTACCACCTGAAATGTGGGAATGCTGGTCAAAGTCATATATCAAAGAg ATTGTAAATTTGGTCAAGAAAAAATGCcctgaggtaccaattgttctTTATATAAATGGAAATGGTGGTCTTCTTGAGCGTATGAAAGACACTGGAGTTGATGTTATAGGGCTAGACTGGACAGTGGATATGGCAGATGGAAGAAGAAGATTGGGTAGTGGGATAAGTGTTCAGGGAAATGTGGACCCTGCCTACTTGTTCTCTCCTCTTGATGCCCTGACTGAAGAAATTCAGAG GGTTGTGAGGTGTGCGGGACCTAGACGGCACATCCTTAATCTCGGACATGGTGTTCTTGTTGGCACGCCTGAAGAAGCTGTTGCACATTTCTTTGAAGTAGCTAGGAGCTTGCAGTTTGAaacactttttcaaaacaataccGCAAAAGACCCTAATCTTGTAACTTAA
- the LOC100804033 gene encoding GEM-like protein 2-like: protein MMSYHTEITVTASTTSINSNNPYVYISPAPVSPAEAKRPNPMDRIYGAINHYGKKVEEATKQAETMVGNIRNHLRVSSRPADAAIARLIQGTKVLTSGGPDKLFQQTFGVFPGEKLLQPCACYISTNSGPLIGTLYISTKRLAFCSDYPLCHHPFSLQQHECVYYKVIVLLDQLSNVSSVTNGLNPSEKRMQVITTDGYEFNFMGFFSYDKALKAVNEALKH from the exons ATGATGAGTTATCACACAGAGATTACTGTTACTGCTAGTACAACTAGcatcaacagcaacaaccctTATGTTTACATTTCCCCTGCTCCTGTTTCCCCTGCAGAAGCCAAAC GTCCCAATCCAATGGATAGAATATACGGTGCAATAAATCATTATGGCAAGAAGGTTGAAGAAGCAACCAAACAAGCTGAGACCATGGTTGGCAATATACGGAATCACT TAAGAGTTAGTTCTAGACCAGCTGATGCTGCAATTGCTAGACTTATTCAAGGAACAAAGGTACTTACATCAGGAGGGCCTGATAAgctatttcaacaaacatttggGGTTTTTCCAGGAGAGAAGCTCTTACAGCCATGTGCTTGCTACATATCAACAAACTCTGGACCTCTAATTGGAACACTCTATATATCCACCAAAAGATTAGCATTTTGCAGTGACTATCCACTGTGCCATCATCCATTCTCCCTGCAGCAGCATGAATGTGTTTATTATAAG GTGATAGTGCTGCTGGATCAGTTGAGCAATGTCAGTTCTGTCACAAATGGATTGAATCCATCAGAAAAACGCATGCAGGTTATCACAACGGATGGCTATGAGTTCAACTTTATGGGGTTTTTCTCATATGACAAGGCTCTCAAGGCTGTAAACGAGGCTCTAAAGCATTAA
- the LOC100804561 gene encoding epidermis-specific secreted glycoprotein EP1, with protein sequence MASVPQPKISLLTLFFFSSFTIIAHAIVPQNETFKFENSGELGPYIVEYGADYRMISIFNSPFQVGFYNTTPNAFTLALRVGLQRSEQLFRWVWEANRANPVGENATFSLGTDGNLVLADADGRIAWQTNTANKGVVAFRLLSNGNMVLLDAQGGFVWQSFDHPTDTLLVGQYLRAKGPSKLVSRLSEKENVDGPYSLVLEPKGLALYYKSKNSPKPILYWFSSDWFTIQRGSLENVTFTSDPETFELGFDYHVANSSSGGNRILGRPVNNSTITYLRLGIDGNIRFYTYFLDVRDGVWQVTYTLFDRDSDESECQLPERCGKFGLCEDNQCVACPLENGLLGWSNNCTAKAVTSCKASDFHYYKIEGVEHYMSKYTTGDRVSESTCGNKCTKDCKCVGYFYHKENSRCWVAYDLQTLTRGANSSHVGYIKVPNK encoded by the coding sequence ATGGCTTCTGTGCCTCAACCAAAAATCTCCCTTCTAAccttattcttcttctcttccttcaccATCATTGCGCATGCAATTGTTCCTCAAAACGAAACCTTCAAATTTGAGAACTCAGGTGAACTTGGACCCTACATCGTTGAGTACGGTGCAGATTACAGAATGATAAGCATCTTCAACTCTCCATTCCAAGTTGGTTTCTACAACACCACCCCAAATGCCTTCACTCTAGCTTTGCGTGTAGGGCTCCAACGCTCGGAGCAGCTATTTCGTTGGGTTTGGGAGGCCAACAGGGCCAACCCAGTTGGAGAAAATGCCACTTTTTCACTTGGCACTGATGGGAACCTTGTGTTGGCAGATGCTGATGGCAGAATTGCATGGCAAACTAACACTGCCAACAAGGGTGTTGTGGCCTTCAGGCTTCTTTCAAATGGTAACATGGTCCTTCTTGATGCACAAGGCGGGTTCGTTTGGCAGAGTTTTGATCACCCCACAGATACCCTTTTGGTCGGTCAATATCTTAGAGCAAAAGGGCCATCCAAGTTGGTTAGTAGGCTCTCAGAGAAGGAAAATGTTGATGGGCCTTATAGTTTGGTCTTGGAGCCTAAAGGGTTAGCCTTGTACTACAAGAGCAAGAATTCTCCTAAGCCAATTCTCTATTGGTTTTCTTCTGATTGGTTCACCATTCAACGAGGGTCCTTGGAAAATGTCACCTTCACATCTGATCCAGAAACTTTTGAACTTGGATTTGATTACCATGTGGCCAATTCTTCATCTGGTGGCAATAGAATCCTTGGCAGGCCAGTGAACAATAGCACCATAACATATCTCAGGCTTGGAATTGATGGCAACATTAGGTTCTACACTTACTTCCTTGATGTGCGTGATGGTGTATGGCAAGTGACCTACACTCTATTTGATAGAGATTCTGATGAGAGTGAGTGCCAATTGCCTGAGAGATGTGGGAAATTTGGGTTGTGTGAAGATAACCAATGTGTGGCTTGTCCATTGGAAAATGGACTACTTGGTTGGAGCAACAATTGCACTGCCAAGGCTGTGACATCATGCAAGGCTAGTGATTTCCACTACTACAAAATTGAAGGAGTTGAGCATTACATGAGCAAATACACTACAGGGGATAGAGTGAGTGAGAGTACTTGTGGAAACAAATGCACCAAGGATTGCAAGTGTGTGGGTTATTTCTACCACAAGGAGAATTCAAGGTGTTGGGTAGCTTATGATCTTCAAACCCTTACTAGAGGGGCCAATTCCTCACATGTGGGGTATATTAAGGTGCCtaataagtaa